Part of the Labrenzia sp. PHM005 genome is shown below.
CATGGATCACTATCTGGAGGTCGAATACGATCTGTCGGACGTGATGTTCGTGACGACGGCCAACACGCTGAACATCCCTGGTCCCTTGATGGACCGGATGGAGATCATCCGGATTGCCGGCTATACGGAAGAAGAGAAGGTGGAAATCTGCCGCCGTCACCTCATTCCGAAGGCTGAAAAAGACCACGGCCTGCGGGACGGCGAATTCACGATTGAAGACGAGGCGCTTCAAAAAGTGGTGCGCCGCTATACCCGTGAAGCCGGGGTGCGGAACCTGGAACGCGAAATGGCGACCCTTGCCCGTAAATCGGTCAAGGATATCCTGATGAGCGACAAGGAAAGCATCACGGTTACTCCGGAGCTCGTCGAGGAATACCTCGGTGTGCCGCGGTACCGCTATGGTGAAGCCGAACTTGAAGATCAGGTCGGTGTTGTTACCGGTCTCGCTTGGACGGAAGTTGGCGGCGAGTTGCTGACGATCGAAGGTGTCATGATGCCGGGCAAAGGCAAAATGACCGTTACCGGCAACTTGAAGGACGTGATGAAGGAATCGATTTCCGCGGCAGCGTCTTACGTACGCTCCCGGTCCGTTGATTTCGGCATCGAACCGCCGAGCTTCGACAAACGCGACATCCACGTGCACGTGCCGGAAGGGGCAACGCCGAAGGATGGTCCGTCTGCCGGTATCGCCATGGCAACCGCAGTGATCTCGACCATGACCGGCATTCCGGTCAAACGCGATGTGGCCATGACAGGTGAAATCACCTTGCGCGGCCGGGTTCTGCCGATCGGTGGATTGAAGGAAAAACTCCTTGCAGCCCTGCGTGGAGGTATCAAGCTGGTCATGATCCCGGAAGACAACGCCAAGGATCTGGCGGATATTCCGGACACGGTGAAAAACTCGCTCGAAATCATCCCGGTTTCCGGCATGGAAGAAGTCCTCAAACACGCTCTTGTACGTTTGCCGGAGCCGATTGAATGGGACGCGGATGCAGCGGAAGCTGCAACCAAGGCGGGAAGTTCGGATGACGACACAACAGGTGTCGTTGCCCACTAAATCCGCTCAAACAATGTATAAAATGTCAAGCCCCGGCCAAACCGGGGCTTTTCTTTTGAATAATTGGTCAAAATGGCTGTTTTCTGCGAAAAAACCTCTTGCGTTTCGTCTCAAATCTCGCGAATTTCGCGCAACGGCGCTGACAGGAATCGTCGGCATACGTCCGTTTCTTAGAAAGGTATCTGCTATGAATAAGAACGATCTGATCGCAGCTGTCGCAGAAAAGACCGGCCTGACAAAGGCACAGGCAGGCGAAGCAGTTGACGCATCTTTTGAAGCTGTCACTGAAACGCTGAAAGGCGGCGGCGAAGTCCGCATCATCGGTTTTGGTAACTTCACTGTTTCCGAACGTGCTGCTACCGAAGGCCGGAACCCGCGGACTGGCGAAACGATCCAGATCCCGGCTTCTAAGACGCCGAAATTCAAGGCTGGTAAAGGCCTGAAGGACGCTGTGAACGCTTAATCGTTCTCAGAGGTCATAAAGACCCAAGAACCCCGTGCTTGAGTGATCAAGGGCGGGGTTTTTCTTTTGGTGTTTTGACTAGAGCATTTTTGAACAATACGG
Proteins encoded:
- a CDS encoding HU family DNA-binding protein gives rise to the protein MNKNDLIAAVAEKTGLTKAQAGEAVDASFEAVTETLKGGGEVRIIGFGNFTVSERAATEGRNPRTGETIQIPASKTPKFKAGKGLKDAVNA